In Curtobacterium sp. MCPF17_002, one genomic interval encodes:
- a CDS encoding carbohydrate ABC transporter permease, with the protein MSTTTSRAGLAAPDLSTRTLTTEGDGRRRRHHQGSVRHPRDTAVKRTLYVIAGVGSALVFGVPLIWSILRAFQSEAVITQAPNAATFFQLGWQNFAAVFNSSSHLLTGVFNSVIVSVCTAVLTAVIATMAGYGFARFRFRGSGLVFGLVLLTMMVPFQAILTPLYLELNAMKLTNSLLGLVLFYTTVNLPFGVFVMRNAFESIPTELEDSAFVDGASRFRVVVSVLRPLLLPGVATAALYAFLASWTEFLGALTFLTKDSLYTLPVALLNLQTGAYGQVSYGNLVAGSVVAMIPCIALYVGLQRFYVAGLSSGALKG; encoded by the coding sequence ATGAGCACCACGACCTCGCGAGCCGGACTGGCCGCTCCGGACCTGTCGACGCGGACCCTCACCACCGAGGGCGACGGGCGACGCCGACGCCACCACCAGGGCAGCGTCCGCCACCCGCGCGACACCGCCGTGAAGCGCACCCTCTACGTGATCGCGGGCGTCGGTTCCGCGCTCGTGTTCGGGGTCCCGCTGATCTGGTCGATCCTCCGCGCGTTCCAGTCCGAGGCCGTCATCACGCAGGCCCCGAACGCCGCGACGTTCTTCCAGCTCGGATGGCAGAACTTCGCCGCCGTGTTCAACTCGTCGTCGCACCTGCTCACCGGCGTGTTCAACTCGGTGATCGTGTCGGTGTGCACGGCGGTCCTCACCGCCGTCATCGCGACGATGGCCGGCTACGGGTTCGCCCGCTTCCGGTTCCGTGGGTCCGGCCTGGTGTTCGGGCTCGTCCTGCTGACGATGATGGTGCCGTTCCAGGCGATCCTCACGCCGCTGTACCTCGAGCTGAACGCGATGAAGCTCACGAACTCGCTCCTCGGGCTCGTGCTCTTCTACACGACGGTGAACCTGCCGTTCGGGGTGTTCGTGATGCGGAACGCGTTCGAGTCGATCCCGACCGAGCTCGAGGACTCGGCGTTCGTCGACGGCGCCTCGCGCTTCCGGGTCGTCGTGTCGGTGCTCCGTCCTCTGCTCCTGCCCGGTGTCGCGACCGCTGCGCTCTACGCGTTCCTGGCGTCGTGGACGGAGTTCCTCGGGGCGCTGACCTTCCTCACGAAGGACTCGCTCTACACGTTGCCCGTCGCGCTGCTCAACCTGCAGACCGGGGCGTACGGGCAGGTGTCGTACGGGAACCTCGTCGCCGGGTCGGTCGTGGCGATGATCCCGTGCATCGCGCTCTACGTCGGGCTGCAGCGGTTCTACGTCGCGGGGCTGTCGTCCGGTGCGCTGAAGGGCTGA
- a CDS encoding substrate-binding domain-containing protein: MSTTTAPEGKGGKRRKAPTIFDVAERAGVSHQTVSRVINGDPTVREQYRTQVSDAVTELGYRPRAAARALAGGRSRALGIITAGDALYGPSSTAIGFERAARSAGYHVLLSTLPDDPRPGDLSAAITTLLAQDVAAIVLVAADNRVLDALASLTVPVTVPVVVSNAVQRDAARAPIAPSVAAVAIDQVAGTSLVMEHLFGRGHRRIVHIAGPSVSQESEVRRETYVRIMHEAGLEPVVLDGDWTPASGFQAARTIDVHTVDAVFAGNDQMALGALHAFADEGLRVPDDIAVVGFDDVPEAAHFTPPLTTVRQDFRAMGERVLDTVRALVEGEPRDETLLLPELVVRRSA, encoded by the coding sequence GTGAGCACCACGACCGCCCCCGAGGGCAAGGGCGGCAAGCGCCGGAAGGCCCCGACGATCTTCGACGTCGCCGAACGCGCCGGGGTGTCGCACCAGACCGTCTCCCGCGTCATCAACGGCGACCCGACGGTCCGCGAGCAGTACCGCACGCAGGTCTCCGACGCCGTCACCGAGCTCGGGTACCGCCCGCGCGCCGCAGCCCGGGCGCTCGCCGGGGGACGCAGCCGCGCGCTCGGCATCATCACCGCGGGCGACGCCCTGTACGGACCGTCGAGCACCGCCATCGGCTTCGAGCGGGCAGCGCGCTCGGCCGGGTACCACGTGCTCCTGTCGACACTGCCCGACGACCCGCGCCCCGGCGACCTGTCCGCCGCGATCACGACGCTGCTCGCCCAGGACGTCGCCGCGATCGTCCTGGTCGCCGCCGACAACCGCGTGCTCGACGCCCTCGCCTCGCTGACCGTGCCCGTCACCGTGCCGGTCGTCGTGTCCAACGCCGTGCAGCGCGACGCCGCCCGCGCGCCGATCGCACCGAGCGTCGCCGCCGTCGCGATCGACCAGGTCGCCGGGACGTCGCTCGTGATGGAGCACCTGTTCGGCCGCGGACACCGACGGATCGTGCACATCGCCGGCCCGAGCGTCTCCCAGGAATCAGAGGTGCGCCGCGAGACCTACGTGCGGATCATGCACGAGGCCGGCCTCGAACCGGTCGTGCTCGACGGCGACTGGACCCCGGCGAGCGGGTTCCAGGCGGCGCGGACGATCGACGTGCACACCGTCGACGCGGTCTTCGCCGGGAACGACCAGATGGCGCTCGGGGCACTGCACGCCTTCGCCGACGAGGGGCTCCGCGTCCCCGACGACATCGCCGTGGTGGGGTTCGACGACGTCCCCGAGGCCGCGCACTTCACGCCGCCGCTCACCACCGTGCGGCAGGACTTCCGGGCGATGGGGGAGCGGGTGCTCGACACGGTGCGGGCCCTGGTCGAGGGGGAGCCCCGCGACGAGACGCTGCTCCTGCCCGAGCTCGTGGTGCGCCGGAGCGCGTAG
- the chvE gene encoding multiple monosaccharide ABC transporter substrate-binding protein: protein MMKRRILAGAAALGIAISLAACSAGGRASTDGGGSSDSNKGALVGVAMPTKVSERWIKDGNAVKSDLEKAGYKVDLEYADNKIPQQVQQVSNMITKGAKVLIVASIDGGSLSDQLDAAKKAGIKVISYDRLLTGNKNVDYYVSFDNEKVGVDQANSLLTGLGVLDADGKKTGEKGPFNIEVFAGSPDDNNATFFFNGAMKTLKPYLDDGTIKIGSGQDGFTQAATLQWDPATAKARMQNLVAKSYSGGTTLNGVLSPYDGMSIGIISALQGAGYGTSSRPLPTITGQDAEAASVKSIVAGQQYSTIYKDTRQLAEKSASMAEDLLTGKTPKVNDTKTYDNKVKVVPTFLFQPTVVTKENYQKVLIDSGYYTEADLK, encoded by the coding sequence ATGATGAAGCGCAGGATCTTGGCCGGGGCCGCAGCCCTCGGCATCGCGATCTCCCTGGCCGCGTGCTCGGCCGGCGGCCGCGCCTCCACCGACGGTGGCGGCAGCAGCGACTCGAACAAGGGCGCCCTCGTCGGCGTCGCGATGCCGACCAAGGTGTCGGAACGCTGGATCAAGGACGGGAACGCCGTCAAGAGCGACCTCGAGAAGGCCGGCTACAAGGTCGACCTCGAGTACGCGGACAACAAGATCCCGCAGCAGGTCCAGCAGGTCAGCAACATGATCACGAAGGGCGCGAAGGTCCTCATCGTCGCGTCCATCGACGGCGGATCGCTGTCCGACCAGCTCGACGCCGCGAAGAAGGCCGGCATCAAGGTCATCTCCTACGACCGCCTGCTCACCGGCAACAAGAACGTCGACTACTACGTGTCGTTCGACAACGAGAAGGTCGGCGTCGACCAGGCGAACAGCCTCCTCACCGGCCTGGGCGTCCTCGACGCCGACGGCAAGAAGACCGGTGAGAAGGGTCCGTTCAACATCGAGGTCTTCGCCGGTTCGCCCGACGACAACAACGCGACGTTCTTCTTCAACGGCGCGATGAAGACCCTCAAGCCGTACCTCGACGACGGCACGATCAAGATCGGCTCCGGCCAGGACGGCTTCACGCAGGCCGCCACGCTGCAGTGGGACCCGGCCACGGCCAAGGCCCGCATGCAGAACCTCGTCGCGAAGTCGTACTCCGGCGGCACCACGCTGAACGGCGTGCTCTCGCCCTACGACGGCATGTCGATCGGCATCATCTCGGCGCTCCAGGGTGCCGGGTACGGCACGAGCAGCCGTCCGCTCCCGACCATCACCGGTCAGGACGCCGAGGCCGCCAGCGTGAAGTCGATCGTCGCCGGCCAGCAGTACTCCACCATCTACAAGGACACGCGCCAGCTGGCCGAGAAGTCCGCGTCGATGGCCGAGGACCTGCTCACGGGCAAGACCCCGAAGGTCAACGACACGAAGACCTACGACAACAAGGTCAAGGTCGTCCCGACCTTCCTGTTCCAGCCGACGGTCGTCACCAAGGAGAACTACCAGAAGGTCCTCATCGACTCCGGGTACTACACCGAAGCCGACCTGAAGTAG
- the mmsA gene encoding multiple monosaccharide ABC transporter ATP-binding protein: MTDTILEMRDITKTFPGVKALQCVSIAVERGQVHAICGENGAGKSTLMKVLSGVYPHGTFDGEILLDGAPVQFGDINDSEASGVVIIHQELALSPFLSIAENIFLGNERSKGGFIDWNKTNLAAAELLQRVGLKDNPVTKIVDIGVGKQQLVEIAKALSKKVKLLILDEPTAALNDDDSAHLLELIRSLQAEGMTAIIISHKLNEIKAIADKVTIIRDGQTIETLDMHADDVSEDRIIRGMVGRDLSNRYPTHESRVGEELLRIEDWTVHHPLDASREIIHQANLTVRAGEIVGIAGLMGAGRTELAMSVFGQSYGAGISGTVYKRGTPVKTHTVTQAIDAGIAYVTEDRKRYGLNLIDDIKRNISGSALGKLASWGFVNASEETTVAGQFLKNLNIKAPNVDVLTGKLSGGNQQKVVLSKWMYADPEVLILDEPTRGIDVGAKYEIYTIINSLADQGKGIIVISSELPELLGICDRIYTLSEGTITADVPRSEATPEVLMQYMTQERETPVNERA; this comes from the coding sequence GTGACGGACACCATCCTCGAGATGCGTGACATCACCAAGACGTTCCCCGGCGTGAAGGCCCTGCAGTGCGTCTCGATCGCGGTCGAGCGCGGCCAGGTCCACGCGATCTGCGGCGAGAACGGCGCCGGCAAGTCCACGCTCATGAAGGTGCTGTCGGGCGTCTACCCGCACGGCACGTTCGACGGCGAGATCCTGCTCGACGGCGCACCCGTGCAGTTCGGCGACATCAACGACTCCGAGGCGTCGGGCGTCGTGATCATCCACCAGGAGCTCGCCCTCAGCCCGTTCCTGTCGATCGCCGAGAACATCTTCCTCGGCAACGAGCGGTCCAAGGGCGGCTTCATCGACTGGAACAAGACGAACCTCGCCGCAGCCGAACTGCTGCAGCGTGTCGGACTGAAGGACAACCCGGTCACGAAGATCGTCGACATCGGTGTCGGCAAGCAGCAGCTCGTCGAGATCGCGAAGGCGCTGTCGAAGAAGGTGAAGCTCCTCATCCTCGACGAGCCCACCGCGGCGCTCAACGACGACGACTCCGCGCACCTGCTCGAGCTCATCCGGTCGCTGCAGGCCGAGGGCATGACGGCGATCATCATCAGCCACAAGCTCAACGAGATCAAGGCGATCGCGGACAAGGTCACGATCATCCGCGACGGGCAGACCATCGAGACGCTCGACATGCACGCCGACGACGTGTCCGAGGACCGGATCATCCGCGGCATGGTCGGCCGCGACCTGTCGAACCGGTACCCGACGCACGAGTCAAGGGTCGGCGAGGAGCTGCTGCGGATCGAGGACTGGACCGTCCACCACCCGCTCGACGCCTCCCGCGAGATCATCCACCAGGCGAACCTCACGGTCCGTGCCGGCGAGATCGTCGGCATCGCCGGGCTCATGGGCGCCGGACGCACCGAGCTCGCGATGAGCGTGTTCGGGCAGTCGTACGGCGCCGGCATCAGCGGCACCGTGTACAAGCGCGGCACCCCGGTGAAGACGCACACCGTGACGCAGGCCATCGACGCCGGGATCGCCTACGTCACCGAGGACCGGAAGCGGTACGGCCTCAACCTCATCGACGACATCAAGCGGAACATCTCCGGTTCGGCGCTCGGGAAGCTCGCATCGTGGGGCTTCGTGAACGCCTCCGAGGAGACCACCGTCGCGGGCCAGTTCCTGAAGAACCTCAACATCAAGGCGCCGAACGTCGACGTCCTCACCGGCAAGCTCTCCGGCGGCAACCAGCAGAAGGTCGTCCTGTCGAAGTGGATGTACGCCGACCCGGAGGTCCTCATCCTCGACGAGCCCACCCGCGGCATCGACGTGGGGGCGAAGTACGAGATCTACACGATCATCAACAGCCTGGCGGACCAGGGGAAGGGGATCATCGTGATCTCCTCCGAGCTCCCCGAACTGCTCGGCATCTGCGACCGCATCTACACACTCTCCGAGGGCACGATCACCGCCGACGTGCCCCGATCCGAGGCCACGCCAGAGGTCCTCATGCAGTACATGACCCAGGAACGGGAGACCCCTGTCAATGAACGCGCTTAA
- the mmsB gene encoding multiple monosaccharide ABC transporter permease: MNALKSAAGYLTGQLRQIGLFIALIVIVIFFQVTTNGITLAPINVSNLIVQNSYILILAIGMVMVIIAGHIDLSVGSVVAFTGAMAGVMITQWGLPWPVAVVLCLVIGALVGAWQGFWIAYFGIPAFIVTLAGMLAFRGAAQIALQNQQISPFPQGFRSLGSGFLPAFGSSGYEPLTMILGFAAAAVMVVVAFRGRATRRKYQLESEPFPWFIVKLAFGVVLVIYVALLLASYNGTPIVLVILGLLVVVYSVIMRSAVFGRHIYAIGGNALAAQLSGVKTKRVTFLLFVNMGVISALAGVVFTGQLNLASPSAGNGFELDAIAAVFIGGAAVTGGIGTVPGAIVGGLIIGILNNGMSILGVGTEFQSLIKGLVLLAAVAFDVFNKRRAASARK, translated from the coding sequence ATGAACGCGCTTAAGTCCGCCGCCGGCTACCTCACCGGGCAGCTCCGACAGATCGGCCTGTTCATCGCGCTGATCGTCATCGTCATCTTCTTCCAGGTGACGACGAACGGCATCACCCTCGCCCCGATCAACGTCTCGAACCTGATCGTCCAGAACAGCTACATCCTCATCCTCGCCATCGGCATGGTGATGGTCATCATCGCCGGGCACATCGACCTGTCCGTCGGGTCGGTCGTCGCCTTCACCGGGGCGATGGCGGGGGTGATGATCACGCAGTGGGGCCTCCCCTGGCCCGTCGCGGTGGTCCTCTGCCTCGTCATCGGCGCACTGGTCGGCGCCTGGCAGGGCTTCTGGATCGCCTACTTCGGGATCCCGGCGTTCATCGTGACCCTGGCGGGCATGCTCGCCTTCCGCGGAGCCGCCCAGATCGCCCTGCAGAACCAGCAGATCTCGCCGTTCCCGCAGGGGTTCCGGTCGCTCGGCTCCGGGTTCCTGCCGGCGTTCGGGTCCAGCGGGTACGAGCCGCTCACGATGATCCTCGGCTTCGCGGCCGCGGCGGTCATGGTGGTCGTCGCGTTCCGCGGTCGCGCCACCCGCCGGAAGTACCAGCTCGAGAGCGAGCCGTTCCCCTGGTTCATCGTCAAGCTGGCGTTCGGCGTCGTCCTCGTCATCTACGTCGCACTGCTCCTCGCCAGCTACAACGGCACCCCGATCGTGCTCGTCATCCTCGGGCTGCTCGTGGTCGTGTACTCGGTCATCATGCGGAGCGCGGTGTTCGGCCGGCACATCTACGCGATCGGCGGCAACGCCCTGGCCGCGCAGCTGTCCGGCGTGAAGACGAAGCGCGTCACGTTCCTGCTCTTCGTCAACATGGGTGTCATCTCGGCGCTCGCGGGTGTGGTGTTCACCGGGCAGCTCAACCTCGCCTCGCCGAGCGCGGGCAACGGGTTCGAGCTCGACGCCATCGCGGCCGTGTTCATCGGTGGCGCGGCCGTCACGGGCGGCATCGGCACCGTGCCGGGAGCCATCGTCGGTGGTCTCATCATCGGCATCCTCAACAACGGCATGTCGATCCTCGGCGTCGGCACGGAGTTCCAGTCGCTCATCAAGGGCCTGGTGCTGCTCGCCGCGGTCGCGTTCGACGTGTTCAACAAGCGCCGGGCGGCGTCCGCGCGGAAGTAG
- a CDS encoding alpha-amylase family glycosyl hydrolase gives MSIDTSAALPPEPAWVPHVLWWHVYPLGFVGAEVRPETPVADRPLEHRLGRIAGWLDHVVDLGLNGLLLGPVFASSTHGYDTVDHFRIDPRLGDDDDFDRLVAAAHERGVRVLLDGVFNHVGREHPAFRALEAEGPRAATADLFAVDWDGWEPGDAVRTGNFEGHDILVALDHGARATEDLVVEVMTYWLGRGVDGWRLDAAYAVPPAFWARVLPRVRERFPDAWFSGEVIHGDAAAIVRESTMDSTTQYELWQGIWHGIADGNCHELAHAIERHDALLATFVPSTFVGNHDVTRIASAVGEDFAEHAAAVLFTVAGTPSVYAGDEFGWTGMKEEREGGDDAVRPAFPDEVPAPTTITHSHEALIALRRRNPWLHRAHTDVVHLTNTAIVLRTATADAAVVTALNLAADPVELPAADATQVEAGGADLGNGTVRLQARGWAVLSRS, from the coding sequence GTGAGCATCGACACCAGCGCCGCCCTGCCGCCCGAACCCGCCTGGGTCCCGCACGTGCTGTGGTGGCACGTGTACCCGCTCGGCTTCGTCGGCGCCGAGGTCCGCCCGGAGACACCGGTGGCCGACCGGCCCCTCGAGCACCGGCTGGGCCGGATCGCGGGGTGGCTCGACCACGTCGTCGACCTCGGCCTGAACGGTCTGCTGCTCGGCCCGGTGTTCGCGAGCTCGACCCACGGCTACGACACGGTGGACCACTTCCGGATCGACCCTCGGCTCGGTGACGACGACGACTTCGACAGGCTCGTCGCCGCCGCGCACGAGCGTGGCGTCCGGGTCCTGCTCGACGGCGTCTTCAACCACGTGGGGCGGGAGCACCCCGCCTTCCGGGCGCTCGAGGCCGAGGGGCCACGGGCAGCGACGGCCGACCTCTTCGCGGTGGACTGGGACGGCTGGGAGCCCGGGGACGCGGTGCGCACCGGGAACTTCGAGGGGCACGACATCCTCGTCGCGCTCGACCACGGCGCGCGCGCGACCGAGGACCTCGTGGTCGAGGTGATGACGTACTGGCTCGGACGCGGGGTCGACGGGTGGCGGCTCGACGCCGCGTACGCCGTGCCGCCGGCGTTCTGGGCGCGGGTGCTGCCGCGCGTGCGAGAGCGGTTCCCGGACGCCTGGTTCAGCGGCGAGGTGATCCACGGGGACGCGGCCGCGATCGTCCGCGAGTCGACGATGGACTCGACCACGCAGTACGAACTGTGGCAGGGGATCTGGCACGGCATCGCGGACGGCAACTGCCACGAGCTCGCGCACGCGATCGAGCGGCACGATGCGCTCCTGGCGACGTTCGTGCCGAGCACGTTCGTCGGGAACCACGACGTCACCCGCATCGCGAGCGCGGTGGGGGAGGACTTCGCCGAGCACGCCGCCGCGGTCCTGTTCACCGTCGCGGGCACCCCGAGCGTCTACGCCGGCGACGAGTTCGGCTGGACGGGGATGAAGGAGGAGCGCGAGGGCGGTGACGACGCCGTCCGCCCGGCGTTCCCCGACGAGGTGCCCGCGCCGACCACGATCACGCACTCGCACGAGGCGCTCATCGCCCTCCGCCGTCGCAACCCGTGGCTGCACCGTGCCCACACCGACGTCGTGCACCTGACGAACACGGCGATCGTCCTGCGCACCGCGACGGCCGACGCCGCGGTGGTGACCGCCCTGAACCTGGCGGCCGATCCCGTCGAGCTGCCCGCGGCCGACGCGACGCAGGTGGAGGCGGGCGGCGCGGATCTCGGGAACGGGACCGTGCGCCTCCAGGCCCGGGGGTGGGCGGTCCTGTCTCGATCGTGA
- a CDS encoding DUF3253 domain-containing protein has product MGRAIRTAAHAEASESAHAERTCAGCGRRMSKSTAPEAKWCSAACRKHGVDDTDRALEQRIDELLAARARSSSICPSEVARALDPDDWRDLMEPARRAARRMVARGEVEITQHGVVIDPSTAKGPIRIRRPR; this is encoded by the coding sequence ATGGGACGAGCCATCAGGACCGCAGCGCACGCCGAGGCGTCGGAGTCGGCGCACGCGGAACGCACCTGCGCGGGGTGCGGCCGCCGGATGTCGAAGTCCACTGCCCCCGAGGCGAAGTGGTGCTCCGCCGCCTGCCGCAAGCACGGCGTCGACGACACCGACCGCGCGCTCGAACAGCGGATCGACGAACTCCTCGCCGCGCGGGCACGGTCGTCGAGCATCTGCCCCTCCGAGGTCGCCCGCGCACTCGATCCCGACGACTGGCGCGACCTGATGGAACCCGCGCGTCGAGCCGCGCGTCGCATGGTCGCCCGCGGCGAGGTCGAGATCACGCAGCACGGCGTCGTCATCGACCCGTCAACGGCGAAGGGTCCCATCCGTATCCGCCGACCGCGCTGA
- a CDS encoding SDR family oxidoreductase: MTLDDTTPQSTDRHALVVGASGITGSALVDHLLGTGWQVSALSRRPLARDGVRSVAADLRDPESLTAALADEHPTHVFFTAWQRQATEAENIRVNGGMVRDLLAALGHAPLRHVALVTGLKHYLGPFEAYAAGEMPDTPFHEDEPRLDTPNFYYAQEDELVAAAERQGFTWSVHRSHTVIGHAVGNAMNMGLTLAVQAAIVKELDLDFVFPGSEAQWNGLTDMTDAGLLAEHMVWAATSPEGADEPFNIVNGDVFRWRWMWPRLAAHLGVDPARVVGYEARPRPLEEQMAPHESAWAGIAERHGLAEPDIARLASWWHTDADLGRAMEVVTDMSKSREAGFTGYRRTERAFADLFDRYRADRLIP, encoded by the coding sequence ATGACTCTCGACGACACCACCCCGCAGTCCACCGATCGTCACGCGCTCGTCGTGGGTGCCAGCGGCATCACCGGCTCGGCCCTGGTCGACCACCTGCTCGGCACCGGCTGGCAGGTGTCCGCGCTCTCCCGCAGACCGCTCGCCCGCGACGGCGTGCGCAGCGTCGCCGCCGACCTCCGCGACCCGGAGAGCCTGACCGCCGCGCTGGCGGACGAGCACCCCACGCACGTGTTCTTCACGGCGTGGCAGCGGCAGGCGACCGAGGCCGAGAACATCCGGGTGAACGGCGGCATGGTCCGTGACCTCCTCGCCGCCCTCGGGCACGCGCCGCTCCGGCACGTGGCACTCGTCACCGGCCTGAAGCACTACCTCGGCCCGTTCGAGGCGTACGCCGCCGGCGAGATGCCGGACACGCCCTTCCACGAGGACGAACCCCGGCTCGACACCCCGAACTTCTACTACGCCCAGGAGGACGAGCTCGTCGCGGCGGCCGAGCGTCAGGGGTTCACGTGGTCGGTGCACCGCTCGCACACGGTGATCGGGCACGCGGTCGGCAACGCGATGAACATGGGGCTGACGCTCGCGGTGCAGGCCGCGATCGTGAAGGAGCTCGACCTCGACTTCGTGTTCCCCGGCAGCGAGGCGCAGTGGAACGGCCTCACCGACATGACCGACGCGGGCCTCCTCGCCGAGCACATGGTCTGGGCGGCGACGTCACCCGAGGGGGCCGACGAACCGTTCAACATCGTGAACGGTGACGTGTTCCGCTGGCGGTGGATGTGGCCGCGCCTCGCAGCCCACCTCGGGGTCGACCCCGCACGCGTCGTCGGCTACGAGGCTCGGCCACGCCCGCTCGAGGAGCAGATGGCGCCGCACGAGTCGGCGTGGGCCGGGATCGCCGAGCGACACGGCCTCGCCGAACCCGACATCGCACGACTCGCGTCGTGGTGGCACACCGACGCCGACCTCGGCCGGGCCATGGAGGTCGTGACCGACATGAGCAAGAGCCGCGAGGCCGGGTTCACGGGCTACCGGCGGACCGAGCGTGCCTTCGCGGACCTGTTCGACCGGTACCGCGCCGACCGCCTCATCCCCTGA
- a CDS encoding DoxX family protein — protein MHIAAVVLSLVLALAMLGSGIMKLVRNPKIVASMEAVHVSPAQMIVLGLLEVAAAVGLVVGLWWVPLAIAAAIGAVVYFAGAVVAHLRAHDRELQGAAVLLVLSVATLVVLLLAR, from the coding sequence GTGCACATCGCTGCAGTCGTCCTCTCGCTCGTCCTCGCCCTCGCCATGCTCGGTTCCGGGATCATGAAACTCGTCCGCAACCCGAAGATCGTCGCCTCGATGGAGGCCGTGCACGTCTCGCCCGCGCAGATGATCGTCCTCGGCCTGCTCGAGGTCGCCGCTGCCGTCGGCCTCGTCGTCGGACTGTGGTGGGTGCCCCTCGCGATCGCCGCGGCCATCGGCGCCGTCGTCTACTTCGCCGGTGCCGTCGTGGCACACCTCCGCGCGCACGACCGTGAACTCCAGGGCGCGGCCGTGCTGCTCGTGCTCTCGGTGGCGACGCTCGTGGTGCTCCTCCTCGCCCGGTAG